The sequence ATAATTTGCGGATTTCTATTCTCCTGTGATAATACAATAGATATTGATGCGGATTTTACTGAGCAAATGTATGTTTACGGTTTGCTCGACGATAGCGATTCAATGCAATACATCCGCATTCAAAAATCATTTTTACAAAGTGGTGTTAGTCCTTATGACTTAGTAGGTGATTACCAAAATATTTATTATCAACCGGATGAAATTTCTGTGGAAGTTGAAGAATGGAAAGATAATATTTTACTACGCAGTTGGAATCTTGAAGTAATTAATGGAGATACAATTGGTATTTTAAAAGACAAAGGATTGTTTGCTTCTTCGCCCAACATACTTTACAGATTCAATGCGCAATTAGATAAGTATGCGCAGTATAAATTTATAGCTGTAAATAATATTACCGGATTAATTACCACTGCAGAAACCAAATTAGTGGATTCATTTGCAGTATTATTTCCAACAGTATCTATTCCGGGATTTGACTTTACGGATGCAGGAGAAATTTATTACCTCTGCAGATATGCAGTGAATGCAAGACTCTATGATTTGAAAATGCGATTGTATTATCAGGAAGTAAATATCGAAAGTGGAGAGGCAACAGATGAATACATTGATTGGACAATTTTTAAGAATATAATAGGAGACAATATGCTTGGAACTGGCATTATTGCGTATGGTATTAATGCAAATGCTTTTTACAATTTTGTTGCAGCAGTATTAGAACCGAATGCAGAAGTAACCCGGGAATTTCAAAAAATTATATACACATTTTATGCAGGCGGAGAGGAGATGTATTTACATTATATAAACCTGATGGCAAACATCAACATCACAAGTCAATATGCATTTTCAATGTATTCCAATATTGAAAATGGCAATGGCTTATTCTCTTCAATTTATACCAGGGAACTTCCTGATATGATTATTTCTGCAGAGTCTATTGATACGTTAGCATGTGGAAGACTTACCGGAAATCTCGGCTTTAAATCATCCCCTTCTAATCCCGCTTATCCTGAATGTAGCGAATAGACTTTTTACGGATAGATGTCATATTTGGCTTTCATTTCTTATATCTTTGCGCCCGATGAAAAAATTTCTTTTTGCCGCCGGACTTATACTCACATGGTTTATTCATGGATGTACTACTGACTTTGATCTGAATGCAGACTTTCAGGAAACTCCGGTTGTGTATGGCTTATTAGATCCTACAATTCCTGTAAATTATATTAGAATTAACCGTGCTTATTTAAATGATAGTATAGATGGTTTAACGCTTGCAGCAGATCCCAATGAAATTTATTATGGTGATGAATTAACTGTTAAGCTTGAATATTATGATACCTATGGCAATTTTCAAGGAAGCAGTTTTTTAGAACGTGTTGATGGCGATACTTTAGGCATTCCAAAAAATAGTGGAACGTTTGCAAATATTCCAAATATACTTTACAGATATTCTGATACATTAAATGAAGATTTTACATATCGGCTGATTGTTGTTAATACAGAATCCGGCAAATCAGTGTATAGCGAAACACCAATTATCAATGATTTTCTAATAGTGCGACCTAATGAAGAATCTATTTTTCCGCAGGCTATTAGTATATCTCCAAATGGCTTTTATCAGTTTGCTTTTAACAATGCAAAGGATGCTGCGATTTATGATATTACCATGCGCATTCATTATCGTGAAGGAACTTATGTTCCTGCAACAGGAGATTTTGTAGATATGGTTTCTAAAGAAATTGACTGGAAGTTTGTAAAGAACTTAAGTACTATTAGCAGCGGTCCCGGTGAATTAATTACTTACGATATTCAAGGTCCGGCATTCTACAATTTTCTTAAAAATAATTTTTTCGCTAATCCTGATCCTAATTTTATTAGACTGGCAGATTCGGCTCAATTTATTATGGATGCAGGCGGTGAAAGTTTTTATAAATACATTCAATACAGTAGTGCTACTCTCGGCTTAAATGAAGGTCAGGTGATATTAGAATATACCAATGTGGATGGCGGCTTAGGTATTTTATCCGGCAGATATAAAAAAATTAGCAAGATATATCCCTTCACAATTCAAACACGTGACTCTATAGGATGCAGCACTGTAACTCAAGGATTAAATTTTGCTCCGGATCAATCAACACCTTCATTTCCTTTTTGCGATTAACTGTCTTTTTGTCACCGGTATAGTCTTCATTTGACTATATTTTTCCTAATTGTCATTTGCATTTGCTCTATTTTCCAATGGCACAAACATTGACAAACCCTACTCGTTGATAAAATAATTTCAAACGAAAAAAACTATACAATGGGAAAAATAATAGGAATAGACCTCGGAACTACCAACTCTTGCGTAGCCGTTATGGAAGGTAACGAACCGGTGGTAATACCAAATGAAGAAGGCAGAAGAACAACACCTTCAATCGTGGCTTTTTTAGATAATGGCGAACGCAAAATCGGTGATCCTGCAAAGCGTCAGTCAATTACTAATCCGCTAAAAACAATTATGAGTATTAAGCGCTTCATGGGGCATCGTTTCAGTGAAGTAGATAATGAAGCTAGCATGATGAGTTACTCAGTTGTGCGTGGTGATAATGATACTGCTCGTGTGAAAATCGGCGACAGATTATATACACCTCAGGAAATCAGTGCAATGATTTTGCAGAAGATGAAAAAAGTAGCTGAAGATTATCTGGGTACAGAAGTTACCGAAGCGGTAATTACAGTTCCGGCATACTTTAATGATTCACAACGTCAGGCTACAAAAGAAGCGGGTGAAATTGCAGGCCTAACTGTTAAACGTATTATTAACGAGCCAACTGCAGCAGCACTTTCTTATGGTTTGGATAAGCGCCATAAGGATATGAAAATCGCTGTGTTCGATTTAGGTGGTGGAACTTTTGATATATCTGTTCTTGAATTAGGTGATGGTGTATTTGAAGTGAAATCTACAAATGGTGATACGCATTTAGGTGGTGATGATTTTGATAAAGTGATTACGGATTGGTTGGCTGAAGAATTTAAAAAAGAAGAACCAACAATTGATTTGCGCAAAGATCCAATGGCATTACAACGTTTAAAAGAAGCTTCTGAAAAAGCGAAGGTTGAATTATCTTCTTCCATGGAGACAGAAATTAATTTGCCCTATGTAACTGCAGTTGATGGAGTGCCTAAACACTTGGTTAAAAAAATATCCAGAGCAAAATTTGAGCAACTTTCAGATGCATTAGTTAAACGTACATTAAAACCATGTGAAGCAGCATTGAAAGATGCCGGTTATAGTAAATCAGATATTGATGAAGTGATTTTGGTGGGAGGTTCAACTCGTATTCCAAAAATTCAACAAGTGGTAGAAGAATTTTTTGGTAAGAAACCATCTAAAGGTGTAAACCCCGATGAAGTAGTTGCAATTGGTGCAGCCATTCAAGGTGGTGTACTTACAGGTGAAGTAAAAGATGTGTTGCTGTTAGATGTAACTCCACTATCTCTTGGTATTGAAACTATGGGTGGTGTATTTACAAAATTGATTGAATCCAACACAACAATTCCTTCAAAGAAAAGTGAAGTATTTTCTACAGCAGCAGATAATCAACCGAGTGTTGAAATACATATTTTGCAAGGCGAACGTCCGATGGCAAAAGATAACCGCAGCATAGGAAGATTTTTACTTGATGGCATTCCACCTTCAAGAAGAGGTACTCCACAAATTGAAGTAACATTTGATATAGATGCAAACGGAATTTTACATGTAGGTGCAAAAGATAAAGGCACAGGTCGTGAGCAAAGTATTCGTATCGAAGCATCAACGGGATTAAGTGATGAAGAAGTAAAACGTATGCGTGATGAAGCAAAAGCAAATGAGGAAACGGATAAAGTAGCGAAAGAAAAAGTAGAAAAAATGAATCGTGCAGATGCGATGATTTTTGATACAGAAAAGCAATTGACTGAGTACGGTGATAAGCTAAGTCCGGAAACAAAGCAACCGATAGAAGCAGCGTTAAATGAATTGCGTGAAGCACATAAAAGTCAGGATGTAACAGCAATAGATGCAGCGTTGGAAAAACTGAATCAGGTTTGGCAAAGTGCTTCTCAGGAAATGTATAAAGCACAGGAACAAGCAGGAGCTAATGCTGATCCAAATGCAAATGCAAATCAGGAGAATCCAAATTCCGATAATCAGAATGCTACTGATGATGTAGAATATGAAGAAGTAGATCAAAATAAATAATAAGAAATAGTTAAAGTGAAAGGCCATCCGAGAGGGTGGCTTTTTTTATGGAGGATGATTGAAAACTTTAAAGAGCTTTATTCGGCAATAAAAGAATCTCGCCAAGTTCTTCTCAAATATTTTTGTCTAAATATGTCTAAACACAAATTAATTTGTCTAAATAAATCAAAAAGTGTCTAAATAGATTTAAAAGTGTCTAAATAATTTAATTTTCCAGACGCTGTTTGGAAAATTCATTTTCAATTTTTTTTTGTCAATTCATTAATAATAAAAAATACTCTGTAGAAAAACATCCTCACCTCACATACTCCAACAACGATTTTAATCCTTCATCATTCGGCCATTGTTTTAGTGCAATCATTAATGTATTGAATGCAGCTTGTTTATCATTTAGTTTTAGAAGAATTAAAACATAATTGTAGTAATACGTTGGGTTGGCATTTAATGTAATTGCTTTTGATAAATACTTTGCGGCATCGCTATAATTATTTTCTTCACTTGCAAGTAAGGCAGCATAATAAAAACCTAAATCATTTTCAGGATGTAACTGCATCATTAAATTTAATTGCTCACGAGTTTTTTCTGGCTGTGCAAGTTGACTATACACAACAGATAAATTCAATCGTGGTCCTTCTAATAATTTATCCATATCTAATGCTAATAAATAATGATATTCTGCGGTTTTTAAATCACCTAATTCCTGATAATATTCGCCTTTAATAACTTGCCCTGAGGCAAAGTCTGCATTCGCCATTAAGTATTCTAAATATTCTGATTGAGTAGAAGAATAGGAGGTAAGATATTGATCTTCAATTTTCATAATCTGCGGATTTGCAAGCGTACGAAATGCAGCCAACCTCACCGCCCGAACCGGATCTGTTAATCCTTTCAACAATACCGAAATATTTATTTGTTCTCGATAAGCTAATAGTTCTGTATATGCACTTGCTCTGATAATTTCCGATGCATTATTTGTTGCTTCAACTATTGTATTTAATGCTTGTGGTTGATTTAAATCTGCTAAGTAAGTTATAGCCGTGGCTTTTACAATTGCATTCACTGCGGTGTCAATCATTAATTTTTGCAAGTGTGCTAAAGAGGTATTGTTGAGTTCGCTTCCGGGAATCAGATCATCAGAAAAATGATATTTACGATTTGGTCCATACCAATTTTTTACTGCTTCTGCTGCCCATTCATTCGATTTATTTTCATGACAACTATTGCATGCATTGGGAGTTCCGAATTCAACACTTTGGTCGGGACGTGGAACTCTGAAACTATGATCGTGACGAAAATCATTCACCATATAATATCTGCCATCCATGTGGCAATTCATACACTTGGAACCTAAGGATTCTTCCGCATGAAAATGATGTGATGGACTATCATATTTTGGCTCATGACATTGCAGACAAAGTGCATTGCCTTCAAACTTTATTTTTGCGGAATGCGGATCATGGCAGTCTGTACAAGTAACTCCATAGCGATACATTTTACTCGATAAAAAAGAAGCGTATTTATAAACTTCACCCATCTGCTGTCCATCGGCAAAATAATATGCAGTAGTTAATAAATCCGGCAAATAAAATTGCATAAAATCTGTGTGCGGATTATTATCCATAGTAAGTGTTGTTCTTCTTCCATGACAAGTGCCACAAACACTTAATTGTAATTCCTGATGTTCTTTTCCAAGTTTTGCGTAATAGGTATTTGTATATTTTTTATCAGACTGCATTGTAGCCACATGTTGTTCTCCCGGTCCATGACATGCTTCACAACTCACATTAATTATATCGTATGTGGTGTTATAACTGCGAGTACTTTCTGTAAAATTTTTCTGCACGTTTGTACTGTGGCAGGAAGCACACATGGTATTCCATACTTGCGCAACTCCCGTCCAATGCAACCAATCATTTGTTGGAATAATTGTATCCGGAGATTGATGAAACCATTTATTTTCTTTTGTATCCCACGAAACTCGTAAAGTTTGATAATTACCCTTCGGAAATTTTATAAGATATTGTTGTAATGGTTCCCAACCGAAAGTGTAAGCTATTGGATATGGTGTTGAGTTACCTTCTAATTCTGTAACGTCAACCATATAAGCACTATCTGTTTTATAGAAGCGATAGGAGACACCATCGGCAGCATATTTTGTATCAGAAAAATCGCCACGCACAAATTCTGCAGTGGCAGGTTTCATTGCCAAATCATGATGGGAGCCAACCCATTTACTATGTTCTTCTGCATGGCAAGTTTTGCAAGTAATATCACCCATATAATTATTGGTGGAAGGAATAATATTACTTTCTTCAGTTTTATTTTCACTACATAACATCAAGCTCCATGCAAATAGGATTGCGAACAAAACAAACACAATAGATTTTATAATGCGAGTTGACATGCGATGAAAATTACTAAAGAATTATTCAAATAAAATTTTTGCTTTTAATAACGCAACAACAGTAAGTGAGTCTAAAATTTCTCCTGCTTCCAACATTGCATACGCTTCATCAAAAGGTAACTTGCGAATTTCCAATACTTCATCTTCGTCAGGGTTTGGTGTTGCAGATGTAAGTTCTTCACATAAATAAATATAAGCGAATTCATCAGTACATGAATTGGATACTTGCATTGTTTGAATCAATTTCCATTTTGCAGCTATCAATCCTGCTTCTTCCAGCAGCTCACGTTTTGCACTTTCTAAGGGATCAATATGTAATGGTCCGCCACCTTCAGGAATTTCCCAGGTGTATGTTTTTAATGGATATCTGTATTGACCAATCAGCCAAATATTTTTTTCTGAATCAACAGGTAAAATACCGATAGCATAATTTTTAAAATGTACAACACCATAAATGCCATCGCCGCCGGAAGGATTTTTCACCTGATGTTCACTCACTTCTATCCAGGGATTTTCATATACTTTTTCTACGGATTTTGTTTTCCATGGATTTTCCATTGGTATCAATTTTTAGTTTTAAAATTATTGGTTTACAAAAGATGATATATAATGACTGCGCAAATCTAAATTAAAATTAATGTGTGGCTGATTTAATCATTTGAAGCTACCGCAGCTAATTCATTTTCAGCACTATTTATCCTGCAAAACATTTATCAGTATAACTTTGCAAGATGTTTTTCTGGTAACTGTGGGGATAAAAATATTTTATGGATGCATCTATTGACAATTGATGACAATCTCTTGGTAAAGTATTTTTTAATTTACACCTAATTCTTCATCATAAAAACACACAGAAGAAAGCGCAAACCAATAACTGTTGAATCACAAAAAGAAAATAATTTCATCTGCTAAATATTTCGCATTACTATGCATACTTTTTTTGGGTTATGCTAATCAAAGTATTGCGCAAGTGAATGCAGCATTCACATCTGATTCTACTCAAGGGTGTGATTTTCTGGAATTGCAACTTATTAATCTTTCTACCGGTGCCACTGATTATGTGTGGCAGGTAACAGATGCCGGTGGAACTGTAATGGGAAATTCTATTTTAGAAAATCCGACTTTTTTTCTGGCAGGAGAGGGAAGTTATACAGTGCAATTAATTGCAAACGGACCCGGTGGAAGTGATACTTTGATAGTGCCTGCATTTGCAAATATCTATGCGCCACCTGTTGCAATAATCAATGCCACAGAATTAGAAGGATGTAATGGAGCCACACTCTCTTTTTCAGATGGATCGATTGCCGGTGGTTTTGGAAGTATTAGTGATCGCTATTGGGTGATAACTGGTGCGCCCGCATTTCCTGATGATCCAACAATTACTTACACATTTCCATCTCCGGGAATTTATACCGTGTATTTATTTATTAATGATGCAATTGGATGTACTGCATTTACGACAACAGAAGTTACTATCTATGAAGAAACAATTTCAAATTTTGCAGTAGATACATTCTTATCTTGCACCACACCTTTTACGGTGAGTTTTACAAACCTTTCCACAGGTTCTTCACCACTCAATTATTTATGGAATTTCGGTGATGGTTTTACATCCACTGCTGCATCACCATCGCATACGTATACTTCATTTGGAAATTTTTCTGTTTCACTTTATGTATCGAATACTTTCGGTTGTGATGATATTGTTATTTATCCAAATTATATTCAAATCAATCCGACACCTGATGTGGATTTTATTCCTTCATCCAATACTGTTTGCTCAGGAGGTTCAATAACATTTGACAACACAAGTGCATCCACAAGTGCTGTATGGTTTTGGGATTTTGGTGATGGAACTACATCCACAGAATTTGAACCCACACATACTTATACAACACCCGGAAGTTATACTGTTTCATTAACCGGAGATTTTGGTGCTGATTGTGTCGGTACTATTTCTTACACAGATATTATTACAGTAAATATTTCTCCCACAGTTATTTTTAATTCCTCTGATCCATCATCAATTTGTGAATTGCCCTATACTGTAAATTTTGGTACATCTGTAACCGGTGGACCTGTAATGTATGCATGGACTTTTGAAGATGTTGGCGGCTCGGGAACGGCATCGGGTGCATCACCACATTATACTTATGATGATTATGGTTTATTTGATGTTACAGTAACTGTTACAAATGTAAATGGATGTACTGCCACTTACAGTCAAACAGATTATGTAAGCATTGGTGAATTAACATTAACACCAGATTTTTTGCAAGTGCTTGGTTGTGTTCCAATGCCAACAAGTTTTGCTGTTAATGCAGGTGAAGAATTAGTTTCTTATTCCTGGGATTTAGGCAATGGAACTACTTCTAATTTAGCAGAACCCATCGCATTTTATACCGATACCGGTTGCTATACAATTTCTGTTACTGCAACCTCTATTAATGGATGTACAGCAACTGCAATATTTCCAAATTTTGTTTGTGTGGGGGATACTGCAACTGCGAACGTAATTGTGCCCGATACCTCTTGTCCTTCTGTTGCTATTGAAGTTTTAAATCTTCCACTTGATTCTATAATAATAAATATTGATGGCGGACTTGATCAGGTTTCCAGCAGTGCAATTGATTCAATAACATATTTCAGTATGACTGCCGGTGCGCATGAATTGGAAATTGTAACCTTTATGTATGGTTGTCGTGATACGGCGTATGCAAATATTTTTATACTTGATGTTGACGACAGCAGTTTAGTAGTTATTTATGATTGCGATAATCCATATTCAGTGCAATTTTTTATTGATACTGCATATTCAAATGCATCGTGCGGATGGGTATGGGATTTTGGTGATGGAACGCAAGATTCAATAAATGAAAATCCAATTCATATTTATAATGATCCCGGAAGTTATTCTGTAACTCTTACTTATTCTTGTATTACTTTAAATGAATGTGAAGGCAATGGATTAACAGCAAATATTACAATTCCTATCTCATCTTTTACACCTTCTTCAAACAACGGATGTGTTATTCCTTATACAATTTCATTTACAAATTTTTCTACAGATTCCTCAGCAAATGATTTAATCTATCAATGGAATTTTGGTGATGGAACCACAAGTACAGAAATTTCTCCAACACATACTTATACAGATTATGGAATCTATATTGTGAAATTAAAAGTGATTGATATCCATGGTTGTTTTGATAATTTTTTGGATACAATTTTTATCAGCGAAGTAAATGCATCATACACTGCTACTAATTATGGCGGATGTATTCCATATACATTTACAATGAACAATACAACTATAAATCCTTATGGCGCAATCGAATCTTATATCATCAATTGGGATGATGGAATTATAGATACTTTTTATTCTGCTTCTGATGTAATTTCTGTTGCACATGATTATACCATTGAAGATTATTATTATGTTTCACTTACAGTTACCAATGAATTTGGATGTGTTTCTATTTATACCGATACAATTATTGCAAGCGATCCTGTTAATGACTTTAGTGTGAATGATACCTTTCCTTGTATCGGTCAGGAAATATATTTTAATGAATTATCCTCCGGATTAGAGTTAGAATATTTATGGCATTTTGGAGATGGATCCACTTCCACAGAAGCAAATCCATCACATAGTTATAATACGTTTGGATCCTTTACTGTAGGATTACTTATTACTGATATTAATGGCTGTACAGAAGCAAAAAATAAATCATTTTATATCACCACAGATTCTGCAATCATTGATATTGCTGCAAATGCCTTAGTAGCAAATTGTAATTATGCACTCATTCAATTTACTGCATTGCCGGAAGATTCTGTATGCTCTTATTTTTGGGAATTTGGCGATGGTGGTACATCTACAGAACCCAATCCTGTGTATCCATATATTGCAGCAGGTGTATATTCTGTTGCGCTTACAATTACGAGTTGCAATGACTGTGTGAATTCAGTTGTAAAAGAAGATTTTATTACTGTTCCCGGACCCTATGGAGAAATTTCTGTAAGCGATGATTCATTATGTGTGAATGAAGAAATTACTTTTCAAATTCTTGTTGCTTCCACAGATAGTATAACCTTATATTTTGACAATGGTGATGCAATAGGATTTGATGTTGTGTTTTCTGATACGTTAACTAATATTGAAATTTCATATGGATATAATACCGATGGAAATTTTCTTCCGGTCGTGGTTGCGATGGATACAGGCGGATGTATTTCTTTGATTACACTTTCAGATTCTATTAAAATTGGAAATTATCCAATAGCGGGTTTTGATATAAGTGAAGAAACGTTTTGTGTGGGTACAATAATTACATACACTGATACATCGCAGGAAATGTCGAGTGGTGATTTATGGACTTGGAATCTCGGTGATGATACTTATGAAACCACAGAATCGGATACATTTAATTACGTGTATAATACGCCGGGTATTTATGCTGTTTCATTAATTACTGAAACTACGTTTGGTTGTGCAGATACAATTACAAATGAGTTGGAAGTGTTGCCTTATCCGATAGTTACAATTTCTGATGATACTACTATTTGTCCGGGATTTGATATTCAATTAGCAGCTACTGGAATTGGAAATTATACTTGGTCTCCGTCAACAGGATTAAATGATTCCACACTTTCAAATCCTATTGCATCACCGGAAATTACAACTACTTATTTGGTGGATGTAAATAATGGATATTGTTCTTCCTATGATTCAGTAACAATTTTTGTTGCGGATAAAATTGTGTTAGATGCAGGGCCGGATACTGGATTTTGTTTAGGTGAAGAGGTGGAATTATATGCGTTATTTTATGAAGGTGTTGATTCTGATTTTATAAATTTTTTCTGGACACCTTCTTCTTATTTAAGTGATGAAACTATTAGCAATCCCATAAGTAGTCCTTTGGAAAATATCACTTATACTTTAGTAGCATCATGTGGTACTTTAACAGATTCTGCGCAAGTTTCTATTACGGTGGAGCCATTGCCGGACATTGAAATATTGGAAGATACTATACTTATTATTCAAGGGCAATCAGTGGAGATTACAGCAGAATTTATTGGAGGAACAACACCTTCTAATTGGCTTTGGGAACCTGCTGTTGCAGTGGATTGTCCTACTTGTCAAATAGTAATTGCAGACCCAAAACAATCGGCAATATTTTCCTGTACGGCGTTTACGGAGTACGGATGTTCTGATGTGGATTTTGTATATCTGAAAGTGCGTACATGCGATAATTCTTTATTTAAATTACCAAATTTAATTACGCCAAATAATGATGGATTTAATGACAGATTTAATTTTACTTATGAAGGATTAACTGCATTTAAAAATATTCGTATCTATGATCGCTGGGGGAAAATTATGTTTCAAACAACAGATCCTGAAAATACATGGGATGGATATTTTAAAGGAAAATTATGCGATGCAGGAGTGTATGTATATGCTATGGATGTAATTTGTATTGATGGTGATTATGGTGTGATAACCGGTAACATCACTTTAATCCGATGAAAGATAATTTTCTTTAATTTTTTTTATTGCAATCGGAACTCCTTCAGTTGCATTTTTCAAAATAAATTCTGCATTATAATAATTGCTCAGCGGAGTTGCTTCCGGATTAATGATATACACTGGTGTACCACTTTGAATATATTGAATTAATGATGCCGCAGGATACACTACCATAGAAGTGCCTACAATAAAAAGTATATCTGCTTCTGCGCAAATTTTTGCGGCTTCATATAACATCGGAACTTCTTCACCAAACCAAACAATATGTGGTCGCAGTTGAGAGCCTTGTGTGCAATTATTTCCAATGATTATATCTTCCTTACATTCATAAATTAATTCTGAATTTATACTACTTCTACTTTTCAATATTTCACCGTGTAGATGCAATACATTTTTGGAACCTGCCCGTTCGTGTAAGTCATCAATATTTTGTGTTATAATAATTGTTTCAAAATAGTTTTCTAATTCCGCTAATGCGATATGTGCTGCATTGGGTTTTGCTTGTAAAATATTACGACGACGCACATTATAAAATTCTAAAACCATTGCAGGATTTTTTCTCCATCCTTCCGGAGAGGCAACATCTTCTATGTTGTGTCCTTCCCACAATCCATCATTACCTCTGAATGTAGGAATACCACTTTCTGCACTTACTCCGGCGCCTGTTAACACAACTACTTTCATTCGCAAATTTGTTTAATTGCCTTTGGAATAAATTGAATAATATCACTTGCAATTAATGAAACTTGTTGTAATGTTTCCATTGCAATATCACCGGCTAAACCATGTAGATATACTCCCAGTTTAGCAGCATCACTTTCGGAATATCCCTGTGCAAGAAATGAAGTAATAATTCCTGTCAATACATCACCACTTCCGCCAGTTGCCATACCCGGATTGCCGGTGCTGTTAAACCATGCAGTTCCATCGGGTAAAGTAATACATGTAAATGCAGTTTTATAGATAATTATCAATTGCAATTCCTGCGATTTTTTTATTTGCAATTCTAATCTGTCAAAACTATTTTCTGTTGTTCCGAATAATCTTTCAAATTCACCCGGATGCGGAGTGAGAATACTGTTGGCAGGAATGGATGAAAAAAGTGTTTTATTTTTTGCAATGATATTCAATGCATCGGCATCAATTACAAGAGGTAATTTTGCATTGGTAAAAATATTTTTAACAAGAATTTCTGTATTTGTATTTACACCTAATCCCGGACCAATACCAATACGTTTTATTTTATTTTCTGAAATAAATTCAACAATATTTTCTGTTGGAATAAACATCAGCTCCGGATATATAAAGCTGGGATTATCATTTGCAATTGTTACTAATCCGCATCCTGTTTTTAATGCTGCATAAGCACATAATAAAGCAGCGCCAGTCATCTGCTCACTTCCAGCAATAATAAGCACATTGCCGAAAATACCTTTATGATCAAATGTTTTACGAGGTTTGATTGTAGAATTTAAATCATCCGCAGTTAAAAAATAATGAGAAGAATTTGCAGATTCAATTGCATGTGTATCCAAACCAATACTTGCTACCTTCCAGGAATGTAAATGCTTATAATTTTCCGGAAAAAAGAATCCGAGTTTTGGTGTTTCAAACGTCAAACAATAATCTGCCTGAATACAATTCCAATCAAAATAGTTATCCGTTGAAAAACCGGAAGGCACATCCACCGAAATA is a genomic window of Bacteroidota bacterium containing:
- a CDS encoding DUF4249 family protein; this translates as MLKQWCLYIICGFLFSCDNTIDIDADFTEQMYVYGLLDDSDSMQYIRIQKSFLQSGVSPYDLVGDYQNIYYQPDEISVEVEEWKDNILLRSWNLEVINGDTIGILKDKGLFASSPNILYRFNAQLDKYAQYKFIAVNNITGLITTAETKLVDSFAVLFPTVSIPGFDFTDAGEIYYLCRYAVNARLYDLKMRLYYQEVNIESGEATDEYIDWTIFKNIIGDNMLGTGIIAYGINANAFYNFVAAVLEPNAEVTREFQKIIYTFYAGGEEMYLHYINLMANINITSQYAFSMYSNIENGNGLFSSIYTRELPDMIISAESIDTLACGRLTGNLGFKSSPSNPAYPECSE
- the dnaK gene encoding molecular chaperone DnaK — protein: MGKIIGIDLGTTNSCVAVMEGNEPVVIPNEEGRRTTPSIVAFLDNGERKIGDPAKRQSITNPLKTIMSIKRFMGHRFSEVDNEASMMSYSVVRGDNDTARVKIGDRLYTPQEISAMILQKMKKVAEDYLGTEVTEAVITVPAYFNDSQRQATKEAGEIAGLTVKRIINEPTAAALSYGLDKRHKDMKIAVFDLGGGTFDISVLELGDGVFEVKSTNGDTHLGGDDFDKVITDWLAEEFKKEEPTIDLRKDPMALQRLKEASEKAKVELSSSMETEINLPYVTAVDGVPKHLVKKISRAKFEQLSDALVKRTLKPCEAALKDAGYSKSDIDEVILVGGSTRIPKIQQVVEEFFGKKPSKGVNPDEVVAIGAAIQGGVLTGEVKDVLLLDVTPLSLGIETMGGVFTKLIESNTTIPSKKSEVFSTAADNQPSVEIHILQGERPMAKDNRSIGRFLLDGIPPSRRGTPQIEVTFDIDANGILHVGAKDKGTGREQSIRIEASTGLSDEEVKRMRDEAKANEETDKVAKEKVEKMNRADAMIFDTEKQLTEYGDKLSPETKQPIEAALNELREAHKSQDVTAIDAALEKLNQVWQSASQEMYKAQEQAGANADPNANANQENPNSDNQNATDDVEYEEVDQNK
- a CDS encoding NUDIX hydrolase encodes the protein MENPWKTKSVEKVYENPWIEVSEHQVKNPSGGDGIYGVVHFKNYAIGILPVDSEKNIWLIGQYRYPLKTYTWEIPEGGGPLHIDPLESAKRELLEEAGLIAAKWKLIQTMQVSNSCTDEFAYIYLCEELTSATPNPDEDEVLEIRKLPFDEAYAMLEAGEILDSLTVVALLKAKILFE